One genomic segment of Vespa crabro chromosome 3, iyVesCrab1.2, whole genome shotgun sequence includes these proteins:
- the LOC124422433 gene encoding probable serine/threonine-protein kinase kinX isoform X3: MATYSYFNNILLQTCEGNRNETNGNQSTQDRRKLLKRTRSLAVISEDETRQERETRHFQLGESTYDLPRRHQLIPRAKLIDRNSLKDRLYKSQQHLSDSYDRFNEVKSGYSRSTCGLHSIPPILSSLPNPLTYVRTTNRSNPDRLNILDWPEPPRRYRSVQTLDTVSGLVDIVEDNWPIEGNRSIDCIYTQVKRKRKEHRSLDSILFEDESELEYFDVLNLLPLSNVRLEFDEEDARNNNLSDIEIKGDNDVSCRREQKCHEELSTGHEEKVNVKCRNVTDEEKCKRHATTKPEIVTIEKDEEGDEEGDEEEEEYEEDEEELEEEAEEEIDEEDFKSNKWESKGELSSVLLKRQDQGENSPESLQNLENERNLVISTSTSDEQGRRKDDRSSLLLRIDPDNCRSDLILVTSSEENINRKLSESEEEDSTTIWISDNDEQEQEEMSRRPQILKVVDNDVTKRPHHRRSIEIDIHDEDITSCEVAQDLRKEYKKSYESKTKSDRSNDDVDGNLTIHNVVSQEEKPGSAIENIKNVFENHTFVKAVGKTKQIEGRFERIVKETSNILGKACNVVKGSLGFEARSESSDLGLGSEIETDTRRRSIDDGDPSSIIRTKNDVTLCNENDGKKLYSNLTRSKSCADSIESPNDTQEFDHVRYKIVKSNVFSKNMYSSARGDVTYDGLMQYLREYSFQELLLDNNVVIIEPVRAEPIERKSSKKTIGKGRSDPISKISDMTQKTTDDTEKENNTNEKCEGNCKIVKQSSIKKHFFYHPIRVNRELIDEELPDPDTVRNVRRMFEDTLRKKNSTELGVDRDCKNRKSVSMKDLTSIDSDSRFEEVLEKDEEISRCSSRAKDLTRMFESMEKSTSSSVSIIGSKDESDSGVNRSESKTRILAQSFEARSGHSSPCDSNSSKNKVSRSYHQQHNQHHHHHHHQQQQQQQQQQQQQQQQQQQQHHNWDTGSVSSGVSSDYPDTDPGSGVQCTSSEDEDCHYDDDGLDESGPGHYVSQDVLKKIRECGTSVTYYGGKVVNTCNGPIISPLIENRLKRIDRTTNDYVKFKLVKSNSCDSRLELTGRLVERQSRITNRNVTPDLRQCTIAETPSIEITSIDAKDKDEENIREKKDLIETKREPPVVIGLEPKKDELRDITKLFKADFKIGNYEDTKSTFHPRFNESALTRWQVNENHLKNGSDFGKMEFEEFEVLEDSLNGMDNQSQRFEAS; the protein is encoded by the exons atggCCACTTATTCATATTTCAATAACATTCTGTTACAGACTTG cgAGGGAAACCGTAACGAAACTAATGGTAACCAATCAACCCAGGATAGACGGAAATTATTGAAACGGACGAGGAGCCTTGCGGTAATATCGGAGGACGAAACACGTCAGGAACGTGAAACACGACATTTTCAATTAGGAGAATCGACCTATGATCTACCCAGAAGGCATCAGTTGATACCAAGGGCTAAATTGATCGATCGGAATTCTCTTAAGGATAG GCTCTACAAGAGTCAGCAACATTTGTCAGACTCTTACGACAGATTTAACGAGGTAAAGTCTGGTTATTCACGATCGACCTGCGGACTTCACTCGATTCCACCTATTCTCTCCTCTCTACCGAATCCATTGACATATGTGCGAACAACAAATCGTTCTAATCCGGATCGCCTCAATATCCTCGATTGGCCCGAACCACCGAGACGTTATCGAAGTGTACAAACATTGGATACTGTCAGCGGATTGGTGGATATTGTCGAAGATAATTGGCCCATCGAAGGCAATCGTAGTATCGATTGTATCTATACTCAG GTCAAGCGCAAGCGCAAAGAACATCGCAGTTTGGATAGCATACTATTCGAGGACGAGAGCgagttggaatatttcgacGTACTTAATCTTTTGCCGTTGTCGAACGTACGATTGGAATTCGACGAGGAGGACGcgaggaataataatttatctgatatagaaataaaaggggATAATGATGTTTCATGTCGACGGGAACAGAAATGCCATGAGGAATTGTCCACGGGGCACGAGGAGAAGGTAAACGTTAAATGCAGAAACGTGACGGACGAGGAGAAATGTAAACGTCACGCTACGACTAAGCCGGAAATTGTTACGAtcgagaaagacgaagaaggagacgaagaaggagacgaagaagaagaagaatacgaagaagacgaagaagaattgGAAGAGGAAGCGGAAGAGGAAATAGACGAAGAAGATTTCAAATCGAACAAGTGGGAATCAAAGGGTGAATTATCGTCGGTTCTTTTAAAAAGACAGGATCAAGGTGAAAATAGTCCGGAGTCATTGCAGAATttagaaaacgagagaaatttGGTAATTTCAACGTCGACCAGCGACGaacaaggaagaaggaaggacgATAGATCGTCATTGTTGTTGAGAATTGATCCAGATAATTGTAGATCGGATTTGATTTTGGTGACATCTAGCGAAGAGAATATCAATCGGAAATTAAGTGAAAGCGAGGAGGAGGATTCTACGACAATTTGGATTTCGGATAACGACGAACAGGAACAGGAAGAGATGTCGCGCAGACCTCAGATCCTTAAAGTGGTTGATAACGATGTGACGAAAAGACCGCATCATCGTCGTTCAATCGAAATCGATATTCATGACGAGGATATCACAAGTTGTGAGGTAGCCCAAGACCTTagaaaggaatataaaaagtCTTACGAATCTAAAACGAAATCTGATAGAAGTAACGATGACGTCGATGGAAATTTGACGATTCAT AACGTCGTCTCTCAAGAGGAGAAACCAGGATCCGCGATAGAAAACATAAAGAACGTGTTCGAGAATCATACTTTCGTGAAAGCTGTTGGAAAGACTAAACAGATAGAAGGCAGATTCGAGAGAATAGTTAAGGAGACGTCTAACATACTTGGCAAAGCTTGTAACGTGGTAAAGGGTAGCTTAGGTTTTGAGGCTCGATCAGAAAGTTCTGATCTTGGCTTGGGTTCTGAGATCGAAACTGATACGAGAAGAAGATCGATAGACGACGGGGATCCTTCGAGTATAATCCGTACCAAGAACGATGTTACGTTGTGCAACGAGAATGATGGGAAAAAACTTTACAGCAATTTAACGAGATCGAAGAGTTGCGCGGACTCGATCGAGTCACCGAACGATACTCAAGAATTCGATCACGTTCGTTACAAGATCGTTAAGTCGAACGTATTCAGTAAAAATATGTACAGCAGTGCAAGAGGTGACGTCACGTACGACGGTCTAATGCAGTATCTTCGAGAGTACTCATTCCAGGAACTTCTTTTGGATAACAACGTTGTTATCATCGAACCTGTACGAGCAGAACCAATCGAAAGAAAGTCATCTAAGAAGACGATTGGAAAGGGAAGATCAGATCCAATCAGCAAAATTTCTGATATGACACAAAAGACGACGGATGatactgaaaaagaaaataatactaatgaaaaGTGCGAGGGAAATTGTAAAATCGTTAAACAATCCTCgataaaaaaacatttcttttatcatcctATAAGAGTTAATCGAGAATTGATAGATGAAGAATTACCTGATCCCGATACGGTTAGAAACGTTAGACGTATGTTCGAGGATACcttaaggaagaaaaattcaacCGAATTGGGCGTCGACAGGGAttgtaaaaatagaaagagcgTTAGCATGAAGGATCTCACTAGTATCGATTCGGACTCTCGTTTCGAGGAAGTATTGGAAAAGGATGAAGAAATATCCAG ATGTTCCAGCCGAGCTAAAGATCTGACCAGAATGTTCGAAAGCATGGAAAAGTCAACTTCCTCGTCCGTATCAATAATTGGAAGCAAGGATGAATCTGATTCGGGTGTTAATCGAAGCGAGtcaaaaacaagaatattagCACAATCGTTCGAAGCTAGAAGCGGGCATAGCTCGCCGTGCGATTCGAATTCGTCGAAGAACAAAGTTTCACGAAGTTATCATCAGCAGCATAAtcagcatcatcatcatcatcatcatcagcagcagcagcagcagcagcagcagcagcaacaacaacaacagcaacagcaacagcagcatcaTAATTGGGACACTGGAAGTGTTAGTTCAGGTGTTTCCAGTGATTATCCTGACACGGATCCTGGTAGTGGAGTTCAGTGCACGTCCTCGGAGGACGAAGATTGCCATTACGATGACGATGGTTTGGACGAAAGTGGACCAGGTCATTACGTGTCACAAgatgttttgaaaaaaatacgtGAATGTGGTACATCGGTAACCTATTACGGTGGCAAAGTAGTAAACACATGTAACGGACCGATTATATCGCCTTTGATtgaaaatagattaaaaagaatcgatCGGACGACGAACGATTATGTTAAATTTAAACTCGTTAAGAGCAACTCATGCGACAGTAGGCTCGAACTTACCGGTAGGCTTGTTGAAAGGCAATCAAGAATTACAAATCGAAATGTGACGCCTGATCTGAGACAATGTACAATAGCGGAGACCCCAAGTATCGAGATTACTAGTATTGACGCTAAGGATAAGGATGAGgaaaatataagagagaaaaaagatcttatcgaaacgaaaagagaaccACCTGTCGTTATTGGATTGGAACCAAAAAAAGATGAGCTAAGGGATATTACGAAACTCTTTAAGGCCGATTTCAAGATAGGAAATTACGAAGATACTAAATCAACTTTTCATCCTAGATTTAACGAGAGCGCTTTGACGAGGTGGCAGGTGAACGAGAATCATTTGAAGAACGGAAGTGATTTTGGAAAGATGGAGTTTGAAGAGTTTGAGGTACTCGAAGATAGTCTAAATGGAATGGATAATCAAAGTCAACGTTTCGAGGCCTCTTGA